The Chloroflexota bacterium genome contains a region encoding:
- the fabF gene encoding beta-ketoacyl-ACP synthase II — MPPRTNRTRVVITGMGAITPLGLTLDGFWQNLLAGKSGIGAVTVFDASQYRTRIAGEVKQFDATRYNIEAKDARRMGRATLFALAAAKDALDDAGLKQNLGENPRAGVVLGTGLGGFVEAIKEHDAYTRQGAGRVSPFLAAVILPNMPAFYVANQHRARGFNNTVVTSCAAGTDAIGAATEVIRRGAADVMLAGGTDAIISDIVFTAFGAMRALSTRNDDPARACRPFDKNRDGLVIGEGAAIVILESLEHARVRGARIYAEIIGYAANSDAYHFVASDPQAIGATQVMRDGLADAGISHEQIDYINAHGTATMLNDPSETLAVKNVFGERAYQVPISATKSMIGHTMGAAGALEAVVCALTIRDQKIHPTANYETPDPVCDLDYVPNVARAAKVAIAMSNSFGFGGQNACLILARYQ, encoded by the coding sequence ATGCCACCACGAACTAATCGCACACGCGTTGTGATTACCGGGATGGGCGCGATCACACCGCTGGGGTTGACGCTCGATGGATTTTGGCAAAACTTGCTCGCCGGTAAATCGGGGATTGGCGCGGTCACCGTGTTCGATGCCAGTCAGTATCGCACGCGTATCGCCGGCGAGGTCAAGCAATTCGACGCGACCCGGTACAACATCGAAGCGAAAGACGCGCGGCGAATGGGACGGGCAACCTTGTTCGCGCTTGCGGCGGCGAAGGATGCGCTCGACGATGCTGGGTTGAAACAGAACCTCGGCGAGAATCCGCGCGCGGGCGTGGTGCTCGGCACGGGACTGGGCGGTTTTGTCGAAGCCATCAAAGAGCACGACGCGTATACGCGTCAAGGCGCCGGGCGCGTGAGTCCTTTCCTCGCGGCGGTGATCCTGCCGAATATGCCGGCGTTCTACGTCGCCAATCAGCATCGCGCGCGCGGTTTCAACAACACGGTCGTCACATCCTGTGCGGCGGGCACCGATGCGATTGGCGCGGCAACCGAAGTGATTCGACGCGGCGCGGCGGATGTGATGCTCGCCGGCGGCACGGACGCGATCATTTCCGACATTGTATTTACCGCGTTCGGCGCGATGCGCGCCTTGTCCACGCGCAACGACGATCCCGCGCGCGCGTGTCGCCCGTTCGACAAAAATCGCGATGGCTTGGTCATCGGCGAGGGCGCGGCGATTGTGATACTCGAAAGTTTGGAGCACGCGCGCGTGCGCGGCGCGCGCATCTACGCCGAGATCATCGGCTATGCCGCGAATTCGGACGCGTATCACTTTGTCGCGTCCGATCCGCAGGCGATTGGCGCGACCCAGGTCATGCGCGATGGGTTAGCGGACGCGGGCATTTCACACGAGCAGATAGATTACATCAACGCGCACGGCACGGCGACGATGCTGAACGATCCGAGCGAAACGCTCGCGGTCAAAAATGTTTTTGGCGAACGCGCCTACCAGGTTCCGATCAGCGCGACGAAATCTATGATCGGGCATACGATGGGCGCGGCAGGCGCGTTGGAAGCCGTGGTGTGTGCACTGACGATCCGCGATCAAAAAATTCACCCGACCGCGAATTACGAAACACCCGACCCAGTGTGCGATCTCGATTACGTGCCAAACGTCGCGCGCGCGGCAAAGGTCGCGATCGCCATGTCCAACTCGTTTGGCTTTGGCGGGCAAAACGCGTGCCTGATTCTCGCGCGCTATCAATAA
- a CDS encoding helix-turn-helix transcriptional regulator — MFLISAAQEIDVEQEVVVATLDSVLRVRGGERAFAEQAGVTPIYISYIRGRRSVPRLRTAKRIAEALPLSKQEREAWLFHVEQIWALKRNARRQVDSIVRDQSVEALVNEIRQAHGTATFARDPEIARAHYRQVDIAAGSLIRAVNPNRDPIHYIELCMLNHDALCILNRNYEAFWYAKRAKLISENINDPREYQTTQERLDFFKVNAIRSEAVSYHNMKLYREAHQKCQEVEASQALQRNAAFWKPHLYRDALNALEGIPRFSITEAENQYDQVRSIFETRTDEFDQFLFFLISQSLARAYIQHGNLKDAQRVLTPQFERMSKIAQLGQLHQVIFLRTFARLHLAQGDTGDDFKYLIRESTRIATQAGLDHQLNEIHSEFARV, encoded by the coding sequence ATGTTTCTGATTAGTGCGGCTCAGGAAATAGACGTTGAGCAAGAGGTGGTCGTCGCAACGCTCGACAGCGTCCTACGCGTACGTGGGGGAGAACGCGCCTTCGCCGAACAAGCCGGCGTGACGCCGATTTATATCAGTTACATTCGAGGGCGGCGCAGTGTTCCACGCCTGCGGACCGCCAAGCGGATTGCCGAGGCGTTGCCCTTGTCGAAGCAAGAACGCGAGGCGTGGCTATTTCACGTGGAGCAAATTTGGGCGCTCAAACGGAACGCGCGGAGACAAGTTGATTCAATAGTTCGCGATCAATCGGTCGAGGCGCTAGTCAACGAAATTAGGCAGGCGCATGGAACCGCGACCTTTGCGCGAGATCCAGAGATCGCGCGAGCGCATTACCGCCAGGTTGATATAGCGGCTGGATCGTTGATTCGCGCCGTCAATCCAAATCGGGACCCGATCCATTATATTGAACTCTGTATGCTAAACCACGATGCGCTGTGCATCCTGAATCGCAACTACGAAGCATTCTGGTATGCTAAACGGGCGAAACTCATTTCGGAAAATATCAATGACCCGCGCGAGTATCAGACGACCCAGGAACGGCTCGATTTTTTCAAGGTCAATGCCATCCGTTCCGAGGCGGTTTCCTATCACAACATGAAACTCTATCGGGAGGCGCATCAAAAATGCCAGGAGGTAGAAGCAAGCCAAGCTCTGCAACGCAATGCGGCATTCTGGAAACCGCACCTGTATCGGGATGCGCTCAACGCACTGGAAGGCATTCCCAGGTTTTCGATCACCGAAGCCGAGAATCAGTACGATCAAGTTCGTTCGATCTTTGAAACGCGGACAGACGAGTTTGACCAATTTCTGTTTTTTCTGATCTCCCAATCGCTGGCACGCGCGTATATCCAGCACGGTAATCTCAAAGACGCGCAACGGGTACTGACGCCCCAGTTTGAGCGGATGAGCAAAATCGCCCAGCTCGGACAGTTGCATCAAGTGATTTTCTTGCGCACGTTCGCTCGGTTGCATCTGGCGCAAGGCGACACGGGGGATGATTTCAAGTATTTGATTCGCGAATCAACCAGAATTGCGACACAAGCAGGACTGGATCATCAACTGAACGAAATCCACAGTGAATTCGCGCGCGTTTAG